Proteins from a genomic interval of Candidatus Cloacimonadota bacterium:
- a CDS encoding NAD(P)-dependent oxidoreductase, whose amino-acid sequence MINSILITGISGFIGKNVARRLIQKNRKITALIRPSTDLDRIEEFEKKINFAAIDLADIPKLRDFLKQNSFDCIVHIGAIRGGRKFPKQTYFEVNVNATEQLLINALKNNCRFIFCSSVGVFGAIPNELPANNQTERRNDNYYHYTKIQAEALLQKYVLQGLNAVIIRPAITYGIGDFGFPFTLTKLIDKSLMFIPDKNVMIHLTSVELLSQAFAKLIESNIIPGTAYNIADKKPVKLRELVNFISNELKGKEFPPKKIINKKFFQYGETISRILKNETWISRFELISKSWFYDTNNSYNELSLKQIETIPNFKVVTNWYKSLTK is encoded by the coding sequence CTGGTATCAGCGGTTTCATTGGAAAAAATGTAGCACGCCGGTTGATCCAGAAAAATAGGAAGATAACCGCTCTGATCAGACCTTCGACAGATCTCGATAGAATTGAAGAATTTGAAAAAAAAATCAATTTCGCAGCAATAGACCTTGCTGATATTCCAAAATTGAGGGATTTTCTCAAACAAAATTCTTTTGACTGTATCGTTCATATCGGAGCAATCCGCGGCGGCAGAAAATTTCCCAAACAGACTTACTTCGAGGTCAATGTAAATGCTACGGAGCAGCTTCTCATCAATGCTCTAAAAAATAATTGTAGGTTCATTTTCTGCTCATCTGTCGGAGTTTTCGGGGCTATTCCAAACGAACTTCCTGCAAACAATCAGACGGAACGAAGGAATGACAATTATTATCATTATACAAAAATTCAGGCGGAAGCTCTTCTCCAGAAATATGTTCTGCAAGGTCTGAACGCAGTGATCATCCGACCTGCAATTACTTATGGGATCGGAGATTTTGGTTTTCCTTTTACGCTGACAAAACTGATCGATAAAAGTTTGATGTTCATCCCTGATAAAAATGTTATGATCCATTTAACGAGTGTCGAACTGCTCTCACAAGCTTTTGCCAAGCTGATAGAATCCAATATTATACCCGGTACTGCTTACAACATCGCTGATAAAAAGCCTGTTAAATTACGGGAATTGGTGAATTTTATCAGCAATGAACTAAAGGGAAAAGAATTTCCTCCCAAGAAAATCATAAATAAGAAGTTTTTCCAATATGGAGAAACTATCTCCCGGATTTTGAAAAACGAAACCTGGATTTCCCGTTTTGAATTAATTTCTAAAAGCTGGTTTTATGATACGAACAATTCCTATAACGAACTTTCTTTAAAACAAATTGAAACTATTCCCAATTTTAAGGTCGTTACGAATTGGTATAAAAGTCTTACAAAGTAA
- a CDS encoding class I SAM-dependent methyltransferase, with protein sequence MAIPILNNWKNYFSSFDEGLGSSYERVILNKKLELVCKHFQVKSILEVPSFGFTGISGINSMNLARNGYSISLVDHEKERIELIKKIWEKVNLGVNTHFSQDYQKLSFPDKSFDLSWNFSALWFVKDLSLFLEELTRVTSKAILLCVPNRNG encoded by the coding sequence ATGGCTATCCCGATTTTAAATAACTGGAAAAATTATTTCTCAAGTTTTGATGAAGGTCTCGGTTCTTCTTATGAACGAGTGATCCTGAATAAAAAACTCGAACTTGTTTGTAAGCATTTTCAGGTAAAATCAATTTTAGAAGTCCCTTCTTTTGGATTCACTGGAATTTCCGGGATCAACAGCATGAATCTTGCTCGGAATGGTTATTCGATTTCTCTCGTTGATCATGAAAAAGAGAGAATCGAGCTGATCAAAAAAATCTGGGAAAAAGTGAATTTAGGAGTTAATACTCACTTTTCGCAAGATTATCAAAAGCTGTCTTTCCCTGATAAAAGTTTTGATTTAAGTTGGAATTTTTCCGCTTTATGGTTTGTTAAAGATTTGTCTCTTTTTCTCGAAGAATTGACAAGAGTTACTTCCAAAGCGATTTTACTGTGTGTTCCCAATAGAAATGG